From a region of the Gemmatimonadaceae bacterium genome:
- a CDS encoding SDR family oxidoreductase has translation MATLSGKIAWVTGAGTGIGLAGAQALADAGATVVMSGRRADVLESEAARLKAKGARIETEALDVSDADGVAKVAKAILGRHGRVDILVNSAGLNVPTRFWKNQTIAGWNEVIRVNLDGSYYCIAAVLPSMRERKDGLVINISSWSGRFDTYMTGPAYNAAKHAVIAMTAHLNQEECINGIRACAICPAEVATPIMDKRPIPPSAEDRAKMLQPDDLGRTIRFVAEMPPHACVNEILISPTWNRIFLGASDLKRT, from the coding sequence ATGGCCACGCTGTCGGGAAAGATCGCCTGGGTGACGGGGGCGGGAACGGGTATCGGGCTGGCGGGCGCGCAGGCGCTGGCGGACGCCGGCGCGACGGTGGTGATGTCCGGGCGTCGCGCCGACGTACTGGAGTCCGAGGCCGCCAGGCTCAAGGCGAAGGGTGCACGGATCGAGACGGAGGCGCTGGACGTGAGCGATGCGGACGGTGTTGCCAAGGTGGCCAAGGCCATCCTGGGCCGCCACGGTCGTGTCGACATCCTCGTGAACAGCGCAGGCCTCAACGTGCCCACGCGCTTCTGGAAGAACCAGACGATCGCCGGTTGGAACGAGGTGATTCGCGTCAACCTCGACGGCAGCTACTACTGCATCGCGGCCGTGTTGCCGTCGATGCGCGAGCGCAAGGACGGCCTGGTGATCAACATATCGTCGTGGTCCGGTCGCTTCGACACCTACATGACCGGCCCGGCCTACAACGCCGCCAAGCACGCGGTGATCGCCATGACGGCGCACCTGAATCAGGAAGAATGCATCAACGGCATTCGCGCCTGTGCCATCTGCCCGGCGGAGGTCGCCACCCCGATCATGGACAAGCGGCCGATCCCGCCGTCGGCAGAAGACCGCGCCAAGATGCTGCAGCCGGACGATCTCGGCCGCACCATCCGTTTCGTGGCAGAGATGCCGCCGCACGCCTGCGTCAACGAGATCCTGATCAGTCCCACATGGAACCGGATCTTCCTCGGGGCCTCGGACCTGAAGCGCACCTGA